One Halanaerobium hydrogeniformans genomic window, TCTACCAGTTCAATATCCTCTTTGCGGTCAACACCAATCAATTTTGCCTCTGTTTCTATAACCTTAATTTTAACACCACTTTCTAAAACACGCAGTTGTTCTAAAGACTCAGCCTTTTCGAGAGTTGTAGAACTCATAGCTGAATAGTCCAATAAAAAATCCCGCCTATAAACATAAAGTCCGATATGCTGAAAGTATTCTTTTGCCTTTTTTTCGTCATCTCTGTAATAGGGAATTGGTGAACGGGAAAAATAAAGGGCATAATCATCTTGATCAACAACTACTTTAACTATATCTGGATTTGCAGCTTTTTTAGGATCAAGCCTGCGTTTTAATGTGCTCATTTTTAGATTTTTTTCCTCTTGAAAAGGTTTAATTGCCTGAGCAATAGTTTCTTTTTTTATCAAAGGCTCATCTCCCTGCACATTGACTATTAAATCAGCCTCAATACCTTCTGCAGCCTCAGCTATTCTATCTGTACCAGTCTGATGCTCTGATGAGGTCATCACTGCTCGACCACCATTTGCTTCCACCACAACTTTGATTCGCTGATCATCTGTAGCAACAATTACCTCATCTATCAGTTCTGACTTTTGTACTGCTTCCATTACCCGGACAACCATTTCTTTTCCGGCTATTTTCGCCAGTGCTTTAGCAGGAAAACGGCTGGAATCATATCTTGCCGGTATTACTGCTGCAGTTTTTAAAGCATTCATAACTCCACCTCAATAATTTTTTATTTATTTCTTTTCTGCTGAATTTTCTCATTTATAGCTTCGAGAAGCTTTTTACTATCATCTATCTGCATAGAGATAGTTAAATAATAAAAAGGTAATTCGCCAATCATATCTCCAAAATCAAATAATTTTACTGCATCTTTTTCAGTTGTCAAAATAATATCAGCTTTAGAAGATTCATATTGATCAACTAAGGTTAATAGATCTTCTTTTTGGTAATTATAATGATCTTTAAAAACTCTATAGCTTACTAAATTACCACCATTACTTTCAATTGTTCTTTTAAAAGCTTCTGGACTACCAATACCTGAAAAAGCAAAAACCCTTTTCTCCTCCAGAAAATCTGCTTCATTTATATCCTCACCAACAACACTAATACATTTTTCCGAAATGGTTTTAGCAGCAAAAACTCCTCTGTTTGCAGGACTCTTTTTATTAATAT contains:
- the kdsB gene encoding 3-deoxy-manno-octulosonate cytidylyltransferase, whose product is MNALKTAAVIPARYDSSRFPAKALAKIAGKEMVVRVMEAVQKSELIDEVIVATDDQRIKVVVEANGGRAVMTSSEHQTGTDRIAEAAEGIEADLIVNVQGDEPLIKKETIAQAIKPFQEEKNLKMSTLKRRLDPKKAANPDIVKVVVDQDDYALYFSRSPIPYYRDDEKKAKEYFQHIGLYVYRRDFLLDYSAMSSTTLEKAESLEQLRVLESGVKIKVIETEAKLIGVDRKEDIELVEKELKKRNRT